The following are encoded in a window of Ferribacterium limneticum genomic DNA:
- a CDS encoding alpha/beta hydrolase, whose translation MPAKPPVIHHHPAHQPSTQPPLLFIHGGYSNAALWGVRFIPYFQDQGYDCYALELSGHGSRPADRAHLDDFGLDDYVTDLAAAVASLPAAPVLIAHSMGCLVSQRFLERGVARAVAFLAPVPPTGTAGTVSRFALTMPDFFAELPNAVNGTASEKTMRTMASVYFSPSMAPKETVQYLPLIQPESEKAVAEMLTAPLRIARGRARIPALVMGGSADQVFPASMLFFTAASWNAKTQIIEGAGHMLMLDPQWPEAAGKLEAWLESLA comes from the coding sequence ATGCCCGCAAAACCCCCGGTCATTCACCACCACCCCGCCCATCAACCAAGCACCCAGCCGCCGCTGCTTTTCATCCACGGCGGCTACAGTAACGCCGCGCTGTGGGGCGTTCGCTTCATCCCTTATTTCCAGGATCAGGGTTACGACTGCTACGCGCTTGAGCTTTCCGGGCACGGCAGCCGCCCGGCGGATCGGGCGCATCTTGATGATTTCGGCCTCGACGATTACGTCACCGATCTCGCTGCTGCCGTCGCCAGCCTGCCCGCTGCGCCCGTGCTGATCGCCCATTCGATGGGCTGCCTGGTCAGCCAGCGCTTTCTCGAACGGGGTGTGGCGCGCGCCGTGGCTTTTCTGGCGCCGGTGCCGCCGACCGGCACGGCTGGCACGGTCAGCCGTTTCGCGCTGACCATGCCGGATTTCTTTGCCGAGTTGCCGAATGCGGTCAACGGTACGGCCAGCGAAAAAACCATGCGCACGATGGCCAGTGTCTATTTTTCGCCAAGCATGGCGCCGAAAGAAACCGTCCAGTATCTGCCGCTGATCCAGCCGGAATCGGAAAAGGCGGTTGCCGAAATGCTGACCGCGCCCTTGCGCATCGCCCGTGGCCGGGCCCGCATTCCGGCGCTGGTCATGGGTGGTTCGGCCGATCAGGTCTTCCCGGCCTCTATGCTTTTCTTCACCGCTGCTTCGTGGAATGCCAAAACACAGATCATCGAGGGGGCTGGCCACATGCTGATGCTCGACCCGCAATGGCCGGAGGCTGCCGGCAAGCTTGAGGCATGGCTGGAAAGCCTGGCCTGA
- a CDS encoding beta/gamma crystallin-related protein, which yields MNSRLRNILAMVCLAISTAAAADVTFYEREGFAGESFSTDRQIGNFERFGFNDRASSVIVRSGRWEVCEDRRFRGHCVVLRPGEYPSLAAMGLNERVTSVKPIQRSARIAANRFAPDPIAAPKDNAVPQITFFEQEGFAGRSFKTQERVINFARQGFNDRASSAIVLNHRWEVCENAGFTGRCVVLRPGRYPSLAAMGLNDRISSVKEVLLDARIEDERYAPPPPPIYDSRRRNNERLYEADVTAVRAVVGTPDQRCWVEREQIAPERTAANIPAAIAGAVIGGVLGHQVGGGHGKDLATAAGAVAGGLLGANIGRGDTSAQTRDVQRCTNASSAGRPDYWDVSYVFRDQEHRVQMANPPGQTITVNERGEPRS from the coding sequence ATGAATTCCAGATTGAGAAATATCCTTGCCATGGTCTGCTTGGCGATCAGTACGGCGGCTGCCGCTGACGTGACGTTTTACGAGCGCGAAGGCTTCGCCGGGGAATCGTTCTCCACCGACCGGCAAATCGGCAACTTCGAACGTTTCGGTTTCAATGACCGCGCCTCGTCGGTCATCGTCAGGAGCGGGCGCTGGGAGGTCTGCGAAGACCGACGGTTTCGCGGCCACTGCGTTGTCTTGCGTCCCGGCGAGTACCCATCGCTGGCGGCCATGGGCTTGAATGAGCGCGTTACATCGGTCAAGCCGATACAACGCAGTGCACGTATTGCGGCAAATCGATTTGCCCCCGACCCCATCGCGGCGCCCAAGGACAACGCAGTTCCGCAAATTACCTTCTTTGAACAGGAAGGCTTTGCCGGCCGATCGTTCAAAACCCAGGAAAGGGTCATCAACTTCGCGCGCCAGGGCTTCAACGACCGCGCCTCGTCCGCCATCGTTCTCAACCATCGTTGGGAGGTTTGCGAAAATGCCGGATTCACCGGCCGCTGCGTTGTCTTGCGGCCCGGCCGTTATCCCTCACTGGCAGCGATGGGCTTGAATGATCGCATTTCGTCCGTCAAGGAAGTTCTCCTCGACGCACGCATTGAAGATGAGCGCTATGCCCCACCGCCGCCGCCGATTTACGACAGTCGCCGGCGCAACAACGAGCGGCTGTACGAGGCCGATGTCACCGCAGTCCGCGCCGTCGTGGGAACGCCTGATCAGCGTTGCTGGGTCGAACGGGAACAAATTGCCCCGGAACGCACTGCCGCCAACATCCCGGCAGCCATCGCCGGCGCCGTCATTGGCGGCGTACTCGGCCATCAGGTCGGTGGCGGCCACGGCAAGGATCTCGCCACGGCGGCCGGAGCCGTCGCCGGAGGACTCCTCGGGGCCAATATCGGGCGCGGCGATACATCGGCCCAGACCCGCGATGTGCAACGCTGTACCAATGCCTCAAGCGCTGGACGCCCTGACTACTGGGATGTTTCCTACGTCTTCCGTGACCAGGAACATCGCGTCCAGATGGCCAATCCACCGGGACAAACCATCACCGTCAATGAGCGCGGCGAGCCCCGTTCCTGA
- the pssA gene encoding CDP-diacylglycerol--serine O-phosphatidyltransferase yields MTTPGKPKPFSMIREFQLADWFTLGNAISGVGALFSTMTYLQTGDTRHIHFACALLVAALIFDVLDGRIARWRQKTSDIGRELDSLADIISFGVAPAVMGYALGMNGLFDRIVLAYFVACGVSRLARYNVTAEELSAGGDKVKYFEGTPIPTSLLIVGILFFAASTGAVGGSLWFGELTLGGFKLHPLVLMFALSGSLMISRIRVPKP; encoded by the coding sequence ATGACAACACCCGGAAAACCCAAACCGTTCTCGATGATTCGTGAATTTCAGCTGGCCGACTGGTTCACGCTCGGCAATGCGATCAGCGGCGTTGGTGCGCTGTTTTCGACCATGACTTATCTGCAGACCGGCGATACCAGGCACATCCATTTCGCCTGCGCCCTGCTCGTTGCGGCACTGATCTTTGACGTTCTGGATGGCCGGATCGCCCGCTGGCGGCAAAAGACATCGGATATCGGCCGCGAGCTTGATTCCCTAGCCGACATCATTTCCTTTGGCGTGGCACCGGCGGTGATGGGCTACGCCCTGGGCATGAACGGACTTTTTGACCGTATCGTCCTGGCCTACTTTGTCGCCTGCGGCGTCTCGCGGCTGGCCCGCTACAACGTGACGGCGGAAGAGCTTTCGGCCGGCGGCGACAAGGTTAAATACTTTGAAGGCACGCCAATTCCAACCTCGCTGCTAATCGTTGGCATCCTGTTTTTCGCCGCATCAACGGGTGCCGTCGGCGGCTCACTGTGGTTCGGCGAACTGACACTTGGCGGATTCAAGCTTCATCCGCTGGTCCTCATGTTCGCCTTGTCCGGCTCGCTGATGATCAGTCGAATCAGGGTTCCCAAGCCGTAA
- a CDS encoding ribonucleotide-diphosphate reductase subunit beta, translating to MNAAFRFDDWDSPAPPPNAPVPTVNRNFSPKMKTAAALAPTNAADKRIVNGKADINQLAPFKYPWAWEFFLKANRNHWTPLEIGMAQDVHDYQHKLSPAERHVFENVLAYLTTSDILAMRNIGLAVMEKMSAPELQIYQARQVYEEALHTWTYQHCIESLGLDQQEIYNRYRVVPEIHGKIALANRRLERVMRSDFDLEDRANLHEFALSYFFFAVIFEGCWFYNGFTPVFALQRRGLMKGAAEQLQYIMRDEVLHCAFGIRVIRELLIEENLTLDPAALRQLWDEAEAAETAYAGYILREPILGYNAELHVAQFRFIANRRARQVGVAEPFPGAENVLPWLDEQANLRKEKNFFETRVTEYQTGGALAWD from the coding sequence ATGAATGCAGCTTTTCGCTTCGACGACTGGGATTCGCCAGCCCCCCCGCCCAACGCGCCAGTTCCCACGGTCAACCGGAATTTTTCGCCAAAAATGAAAACAGCCGCCGCCCTGGCCCCAACCAACGCCGCCGACAAGCGCATCGTCAACGGCAAGGCCGACATCAACCAGCTCGCCCCGTTCAAATACCCGTGGGCCTGGGAATTCTTCCTCAAAGCCAACCGCAACCACTGGACGCCGCTCGAAATCGGCATGGCGCAGGACGTGCACGACTACCAGCACAAACTGTCGCCAGCCGAGCGCCACGTCTTCGAAAACGTCCTGGCCTACCTGACGACCTCCGACATCCTGGCCATGCGCAACATCGGCCTGGCCGTCATGGAAAAGATGAGCGCGCCGGAACTGCAGATCTACCAGGCCCGCCAGGTCTACGAAGAAGCGCTGCACACCTGGACCTACCAGCACTGCATCGAAAGCCTCGGCCTCGACCAGCAGGAAATCTACAACCGCTACCGCGTCGTACCCGAAATCCACGGCAAGATCGCCCTGGCCAACCGCCGGCTGGAGCGCGTCATGCGCTCCGATTTCGACCTCGAAGACCGCGCCAACCTGCACGAATTCGCGCTCTCCTACTTCTTCTTCGCGGTGATCTTCGAAGGCTGCTGGTTCTACAACGGCTTCACCCCGGTCTTCGCGCTGCAGCGGCGCGGCCTCATGAAGGGCGCCGCCGAGCAGCTGCAATACATCATGCGCGACGAGGTGCTGCACTGCGCCTTCGGCATCCGCGTCATCCGCGAACTGCTGATCGAGGAAAACCTGACGCTCGACCCGGCCGCCCTGCGCCAACTGTGGGACGAAGCCGAAGCGGCCGAAACCGCCTACGCCGGCTACATCCTGCGCGAACCGATCCTCGGCTACAACGCCGAGCTGCACGTCGCCCAGTTCCGCTTCATCGCCAACCGCCGGGCCCGCCAGGTCGGCGTTGCCGAGCCTTTCCCCGGGGCCGAAAACGTCCTCCCCTGGCTCGACGAGCAGGCCAATCTGCGCAAGGAGAAGAACTTCTTCGAAACCCGCGTCACCGAGTACCAGACGGGTGGGGCGCTGGCGTGGGATTGA
- a CDS encoding ABC transporter substrate-binding protein, producing MKFRAIALLCLTLSAGLAQAADCPRIVSQSPYISRALDWLGLTDCIVGVSRYDTLARPDTGGVIDPDAGVIDMLEPDLVIFSEWTPAAKVQAATPSGAKALRVGGFRGMAGVEAMLRDIGRAAGVADIDRRVDKFAADWRAAARVDSRQRRVLILSACSNAPYSFGQGTTLHEVFSAAGFEVVADHDSIRNFKPDAPDGDVAAWIGRRQPDLIFALQNQRGESCNPAIAKPGIPILPLTGEYFTHPGPDLLKGLEELRQTMAAFGA from the coding sequence ATGAAATTCCGCGCCATTGCCTTGCTCTGCCTGACCCTCTCGGCCGGGCTCGCCCAAGCCGCCGACTGCCCGCGCATCGTCAGCCAGTCGCCCTACATCAGCCGCGCTCTCGACTGGCTCGGGCTGACCGACTGCATCGTCGGCGTCAGCCGCTACGACACCCTGGCCCGGCCGGATACCGGCGGCGTCATCGACCCCGATGCCGGAGTGATCGACATGCTGGAGCCCGATCTGGTCATCTTTTCCGAATGGACGCCGGCGGCCAAAGTGCAGGCGGCGACGCCGTCTGGCGCCAAGGCCCTGCGCGTCGGCGGGTTTCGCGGCATGGCCGGGGTCGAGGCGATGTTGCGCGACATCGGCCGGGCTGCCGGTGTTGCCGACATCGATCGCCGTGTCGACAAATTCGCCGCCGACTGGCGCGCCGCGGCGCGGGTCGATAGCCGCCAGCGCCGCGTGCTGATCCTCTCGGCCTGCAGCAATGCGCCGTATTCCTTCGGCCAGGGCACGACGCTGCATGAAGTCTTTTCCGCCGCCGGCTTCGAGGTCGTGGCCGACCACGACAGCATCCGCAACTTCAAACCGGATGCCCCGGATGGCGACGTCGCCGCCTGGATAGGCCGGCGCCAACCCGATCTGATCTTTGCCCTGCAAAACCAGCGCGGTGAAAGCTGTAACCCGGCCATCGCCAAACCCGGCATCCCTATCCTGCCGCTGACCGGCGAGTACTTCACCCATCCCGGCCCGGATTTGCTCAAGGGGCTGGAAGAACTGCGGCAAACGATGGCCGCCTTCGGCGCCTGA
- a CDS encoding ribonucleoside-diphosphate reductase subunit alpha, producing the protein MPSTVHALSADNEFAVAALQVIRRNGALVAFDADKIAVALSKAFLAVEGSQSAVSSRLREVVSRLTQTVVRSLTRRSPDGGTVHIEDIQDQVELALMRAGEHDVARAYVLYRERRTAERGSLAEVAGAPVLHVLVDGQRQPLDIAALLKTCEAACAGLGESVSARTILDQALKNLYDGVAMADVQQALILAARTLIEREPGYNYATARLLLASLSEEVIGAPVAAEDFATVNRKYWPKFIQRGIAAELLDPRLASFDLPRLAKALKPERDLQFGYLGLQTLYDRYFLHIAGRRIELPQIFFMRVAMGLALNEIDREARAIEFYDLISSFDFMCSTPTLFNSGTLHSQLSSCYLTTVADDLDGIYQSIKENALLQKYAGGLGNDWTPVRSLGSRIKGTNGQSQGVIPFLKVVNDTAVAVNQGGKRKGAVCAYLETWHLDIEEFLDLRKNTGDERRRTHDMNTANWIPDLFMQRVMDNGEWTLFSPVDVPDLHDKFGAEFEAAYVGYEVEAAAGRLKLHKKIPAVQLWRKMLTMLFETGHPWITFKDACNLRSPQQHVGVVHSSNLCTEITLNTSDEETAVCNLGSVNLLAHLKDGALDQAKLARTVTTALRMLDNVVDINFYATPKARNANLRHRPVGLGIMGFADCLYEIGLPYASTAAVEFADRTMEAVCYHAYSASSELARERGRYSSFTGSLWDQGILPLDSIQLLEAGRGTAVTVNRNFSQNWEMLRERIARHGMRNSNCVAIAPTATISNIVGVSASIEPAYQNLYVKSNLSGEFTVVNDALVRDLKALGLWDEVMVADLKYFDGSLARIERVPEELKARYATAFEIDPVWLIEAAARRQKWIDQAQSLNLYLALPSGKKLDEIYKLAWLRGLKTTYYLRTLGASQAEKAGGRDEAAVPDEPKFCAIDNPECEACQ; encoded by the coding sequence TTGCCATCCACTGTTCACGCACTTTCTGCCGACAACGAGTTTGCCGTTGCCGCCCTTCAGGTCATCCGGCGTAACGGCGCGCTCGTTGCGTTCGACGCCGACAAGATCGCCGTTGCGCTGAGCAAGGCGTTTCTCGCTGTCGAGGGCAGCCAGAGCGCCGTTTCGTCACGCCTTCGCGAAGTTGTTTCCCGCCTGACGCAGACGGTTGTCCGGTCGCTGACGCGCCGTTCGCCGGATGGTGGCACGGTACATATCGAGGACATCCAGGATCAGGTCGAACTGGCGTTGATGCGCGCCGGCGAGCACGACGTCGCCCGCGCCTACGTGCTGTACCGCGAACGCCGGACCGCCGAACGGGGAAGCCTGGCCGAGGTGGCCGGTGCGCCGGTGCTCCATGTTCTGGTCGATGGCCAGCGCCAGCCGCTCGATATCGCCGCCTTGCTGAAAACATGCGAAGCTGCCTGCGCCGGGCTGGGCGAGAGCGTTTCGGCACGAACCATCCTCGATCAGGCGCTGAAGAATCTCTACGATGGCGTCGCCATGGCCGATGTGCAGCAGGCCCTGATCCTCGCCGCGCGCACCCTGATCGAGCGCGAGCCGGGCTACAACTACGCGACGGCCCGCCTGCTGCTGGCCAGCCTGAGCGAGGAGGTGATTGGCGCGCCGGTGGCGGCGGAGGACTTTGCCACGGTCAACCGGAAATATTGGCCAAAATTCATACAACGCGGCATCGCTGCCGAACTGCTCGACCCGCGTCTGGCCAGTTTCGACCTGCCGCGTCTGGCCAAAGCACTGAAGCCGGAGCGCGATTTGCAGTTCGGCTACCTCGGCCTGCAGACGCTGTACGACCGCTATTTCCTGCACATAGCCGGCCGCCGCATCGAGCTGCCGCAGATTTTCTTCATGCGTGTCGCGATGGGTCTGGCGCTCAATGAAATCGACCGCGAAGCCCGCGCCATCGAGTTCTACGACCTGATTTCCAGTTTCGATTTCATGTGCTCGACGCCGACCCTGTTCAACAGCGGCACGCTGCATTCGCAACTGTCGTCGTGCTACCTGACCACCGTCGCCGACGATCTCGACGGCATCTACCAGTCGATCAAGGAAAACGCCCTGCTGCAGAAATACGCCGGCGGCCTGGGCAACGACTGGACGCCGGTGCGTTCGCTGGGCAGCCGGATCAAGGGCACCAACGGCCAGAGTCAGGGCGTCATTCCATTTTTGAAGGTGGTCAATGACACGGCGGTCGCCGTGAACCAGGGTGGCAAGCGCAAGGGGGCCGTCTGCGCCTATCTCGAAACCTGGCACCTCGATATCGAGGAATTCCTCGACCTGCGCAAAAACACCGGCGACGAGCGCCGCCGTACGCACGACATGAACACGGCCAACTGGATACCCGACCTGTTCATGCAGCGGGTGATGGACAACGGTGAATGGACGCTGTTCTCGCCGGTCGACGTGCCCGATCTGCATGACAAATTCGGCGCCGAATTCGAGGCGGCCTACGTCGGCTACGAGGTGGAAGCAGCCGCCGGTCGGCTCAAGCTGCACAAGAAGATTCCCGCCGTCCAACTGTGGCGCAAGATGCTGACCATGCTGTTCGAAACCGGCCATCCGTGGATCACCTTCAAGGATGCCTGCAACCTGCGCTCGCCGCAGCAGCACGTCGGCGTCGTGCATTCGAGCAACCTGTGCACGGAGATCACGCTCAATACCTCGGATGAGGAAACGGCGGTCTGCAACCTCGGTTCGGTCAATCTGCTGGCGCATCTGAAGGACGGCGCATTGGATCAGGCCAAGCTGGCCCGCACCGTGACCACCGCGTTGCGCATGCTCGACAACGTCGTCGACATCAACTTCTACGCCACGCCCAAGGCACGCAACGCCAACCTGCGGCATCGCCCGGTCGGCCTCGGCATCATGGGTTTTGCCGATTGTCTGTACGAAATCGGCCTGCCTTACGCGTCGACCGCTGCGGTGGAATTCGCCGACCGGACCATGGAAGCCGTCTGCTATCACGCCTACTCGGCATCGAGCGAACTGGCCCGCGAACGCGGCCGCTATTCGAGCTTCACCGGCAGCCTGTGGGATCAGGGCATCCTGCCGCTTGACTCCATTCAGCTATTGGAAGCAGGGCGGGGCACGGCGGTGACGGTCAACCGGAATTTTTCGCAAAATTGGGAAATGCTACGCGAACGCATCGCCCGCCACGGCATGCGCAATTCCAACTGCGTCGCCATCGCGCCGACCGCGACCATCTCCAACATCGTCGGCGTCTCGGCCAGCATCGAGCCGGCCTACCAGAACCTCTACGTCAAATCGAACCTGTCCGGCGAGTTCACCGTGGTCAATGACGCGCTGGTCCGCGACCTCAAAGCGCTCGGCCTGTGGGACGAAGTCATGGTCGCCGACCTCAAGTATTTCGACGGCTCGCTGGCCCGCATCGAGCGCGTACCGGAAGAGCTCAAGGCGCGCTACGCGACGGCCTTTGAGATCGACCCGGTATGGCTCATCGAAGCCGCCGCCCGTCGTCAGAAATGGATCGACCAGGCCCAGTCGCTCAACCTCTATCTGGCGCTGCCTTCCGGCAAGAAGCTCGACGAAATCTACAAACTGGCCTGGTTGCGCGGTTTGAAAACGACCTACTACCTGCGCACGCTGGGCGCCAGCCAGGCCGAGAAAGCGGGCGGGCGCGACGAGGCGGCGGTTCCGGACGAGCCGAAGTTCTGCGCGATAGACAACCCGGAGTGCGAAGCATGCCAATGA
- a CDS encoding 3'-5' exonuclease family protein yields the protein MRPLAFVDLETTGATATHDRITEIGIVEVDADGTVREWQQLVNPGMRIPPFIEQLTGISNDMVADAPPFEAVAAETMKRLEGRLFIAHNARFDYGFLKNEFKRLGITFRASVLCTVKLSRALFPEHKRHNLDSLIERHDLQAAARHRALADAQLIFQFWQKIRVDRSNEQIEAALKAQNAHPSLPPHLDAGIIDELPETHGVYLFYGENNLPLYVGKAKDIRQRVLSHFAGDHSAAKEMELAQQVKRIDWIETAGEIGALLKESALIKQLQPSHNRQLRKNDEACTWTLVDEGEGWLRPQLVALADIEAGLTSACYGLFKTTKEANNVLRALAESHNLCDVLLGLEKAKPGKPCFGYQLRRCKGACVGAEPYAKHTVRLISALVGLKLVAWPFAGPGLVREGDEIHLIEGWRYLGSAASDEELHTLLDSPRPPFDRDIYKILTKYVGKLIPLSSSRPS from the coding sequence ATGCGTCCCCTAGCCTTCGTTGACCTCGAAACCACCGGTGCCACCGCCACCCATGACCGCATCACGGAAATCGGCATTGTCGAAGTCGATGCCGACGGCACCGTTCGCGAGTGGCAGCAACTGGTCAATCCCGGCATGCGGATTCCGCCCTTTATCGAGCAACTGACCGGCATCAGCAACGACATGGTGGCCGATGCGCCGCCGTTCGAGGCGGTGGCCGCCGAAACCATGAAGCGCCTGGAAGGCCGGCTGTTCATCGCCCACAACGCACGTTTCGACTACGGCTTCCTGAAAAACGAATTCAAGCGCCTCGGCATCACCTTCCGCGCTTCGGTGCTGTGCACCGTCAAGCTGTCGCGCGCGCTGTTTCCCGAACACAAGCGGCACAACCTCGACAGCCTGATCGAGCGCCACGACCTGCAGGCCGCCGCCCGGCACCGGGCACTGGCCGATGCCCAGTTGATATTTCAATTTTGGCAAAAAATTCGGGTTGACCGTAGCAACGAGCAAATCGAGGCCGCGCTCAAGGCGCAGAACGCCCATCCCAGCCTGCCGCCGCATCTCGACGCCGGGATCATCGATGAACTGCCGGAAACCCACGGCGTTTATCTGTTCTACGGCGAAAACAACCTGCCGCTCTACGTCGGCAAGGCCAAGGACATCCGCCAGCGCGTGCTCTCGCACTTTGCCGGCGACCACAGCGCCGCCAAGGAAATGGAACTGGCGCAGCAGGTCAAGCGCATCGACTGGATCGAAACGGCCGGTGAAATCGGCGCGCTGCTCAAGGAATCGGCGCTGATCAAGCAATTGCAGCCGTCGCACAACCGCCAGTTGCGCAAGAACGACGAAGCCTGCACATGGACGCTGGTCGACGAAGGCGAAGGCTGGCTGCGCCCGCAACTCGTGGCGCTGGCCGACATCGAGGCCGGCCTGACCAGCGCCTGCTACGGCCTGTTCAAGACGACCAAGGAGGCCAACAACGTCCTGCGCGCCCTGGCCGAATCGCACAATCTGTGCGACGTGCTGCTCGGTCTGGAAAAAGCCAAACCCGGCAAACCGTGCTTCGGCTACCAGCTCCGGCGTTGCAAGGGCGCCTGCGTTGGTGCCGAGCCCTACGCCAAGCACACGGTTCGCCTGATCTCCGCCCTCGTCGGCCTCAAGCTCGTCGCCTGGCCCTTCGCCGGCCCCGGGCTGGTCCGCGAGGGCGACGAAATCCACCTCATCGAAGGCTGGCGCTACCTCGGCAGCGCCGCCTCGGACGAAGAACTGCACACCCTGCTCGACAGCCCGCGCCCGCCTTTCGACCGCGACATCTACAAAATTCTGACGAAATACGTCGGCAAGCTGATTCCGTTATCATCAAGCCGACCATCCTGA
- a CDS encoding CreA family protein, with translation MKTAALVLAAISAFSLPVAAEEIGCATTTWKLIGANHRVCIYAYDDPKISGVTCHVSQARTGGVKGSFGLAEDPSQFSLACRQIGPITLPVKLAEDEIVFSNDTSIFFKETDVHRFFDHKRNVLIYMAISRKIIEGAPANAISTVPIQPWGGK, from the coding sequence ATGAAAACCGCTGCCCTTGTTCTCGCTGCCATCTCGGCCTTCTCCCTGCCCGTCGCCGCCGAAGAAATCGGCTGCGCGACCACCACCTGGAAGCTGATCGGAGCCAATCACCGGGTCTGCATTTACGCCTACGACGACCCGAAAATTTCCGGCGTCACCTGCCACGTCAGCCAGGCGCGTACCGGCGGCGTCAAGGGCAGCTTCGGGCTGGCCGAAGATCCGTCGCAGTTCTCGCTGGCCTGCCGCCAGATCGGCCCGATCACCCTGCCGGTCAAGCTGGCAGAAGACGAAATCGTGTTCAGCAACGACACCTCAATTTTCTTCAAGGAAACCGATGTCCATCGCTTCTTCGACCACAAGCGCAACGTCCTGATCTACATGGCGATCAGCCGCAAGATCATCGAAGGCGCCCCGGCCAACGCCATTTCGACCGTGCCGATCCAGCCCTGGGGCGGCAAGTAA
- a CDS encoding cupin domain-containing protein, with the protein MKTSRDAISPYITKDGSEIRELLHPAHHGARNQSLAEALVPAGCTTLLHRHEVTEEIYHVTGGTGVMTLGAEKFPIGPGDSVLIPPGTPHCVANTGKAALVILCCCAPAYAHEDTVLLDASA; encoded by the coding sequence GTGAAAACCTCACGCGACGCGATCAGCCCCTACATCACCAAGGACGGTTCCGAAATCCGCGAACTGCTGCACCCGGCCCATCATGGCGCACGAAACCAGAGCCTGGCCGAAGCGCTGGTGCCGGCCGGATGCACAACCTTGCTACACCGCCATGAAGTCACCGAAGAGATTTACCACGTCACCGGCGGTACGGGGGTCATGACGCTGGGCGCTGAAAAATTCCCGATCGGCCCCGGCGACAGCGTGCTGATCCCGCCCGGCACGCCGCATTGCGTGGCGAATACGGGTAAAGCGGCGCTGGTCATTTTGTGCTGCTGTGCGCCGGCCTATGCGCACGAGGATACGGTTTTGCTGGACGCGTCGGCTTAA
- a CDS encoding class I SAM-dependent methyltransferase, whose product MAAADLAADARILWRLLRGQPNSGSHAERLQAFYAPQADRYDAFRERLLHGRQELIERLGLQPGARVVELGCGTGSSLLRIGARAGQFACFDMVDLCPALLDVARQRAVGHERIRVIEADATSWQPDQPVDFVFMSYALTMIPDWSRVIANAQAMLAPGGRIGVVDFHLPAAGGRLSNTFWRKWFGHDGVHLSGEHLAMLRRLFAEQFSAELRAPVPYLPGVQAPYYLFVGEQRDLAGEGSQLSATLPEWLKKAG is encoded by the coding sequence ATGGCCGCGGCTGATCTGGCAGCCGACGCCCGAATTCTGTGGCGCCTGCTGCGTGGCCAGCCGAATTCGGGCAGCCACGCCGAACGCCTGCAGGCTTTCTATGCGCCGCAGGCCGACCGTTACGATGCCTTTCGCGAGCGCCTGCTGCATGGCCGGCAGGAACTGATCGAGCGACTGGGTCTGCAGCCCGGCGCCCGGGTCGTCGAACTCGGCTGCGGCACCGGCAGCAGCCTGCTGCGGATCGGCGCCCGGGCCGGCCAGTTTGCCTGCTTCGACATGGTCGACCTCTGCCCGGCCTTGCTCGACGTGGCGCGGCAACGGGCGGTCGGCCATGAGCGGATCAGGGTCATCGAGGCCGATGCGACAAGCTGGCAGCCCGATCAGCCGGTCGATTTCGTCTTCATGTCCTACGCGCTGACGATGATTCCCGACTGGTCGCGGGTGATCGCCAATGCCCAGGCCATGCTGGCCCCGGGCGGGCGCATCGGTGTCGTCGATTTTCATCTGCCGGCCGCCGGTGGTCGATTGAGCAACACTTTCTGGCGCAAATGGTTCGGCCATGACGGTGTGCATCTGTCGGGCGAACATCTGGCGATGCTCAGGCGTTTGTTTGCCGAGCAGTTTTCGGCTGAATTGCGGGCGCCGGTTCCGTATCTGCCGGGCGTTCAGGCGCCGTATTACTTGTTTGTCGGTGAGCAGCGAGATCTGGCGGGCGAGGGGAGTCAGCTTTCGGCAACACTGCCGGAATGGTTGAAGAAGGCGGGCTGA